One Gordonia pseudamarae genomic window, GGTGAGCTGTCGATCTTCGACCCGGGTCCACGTACGTCGTCGGCCACCACGGTCACCGAGGTGCGTGCGGTCTCGATGGACCGCGACGCGCTCCGTAAGTGGATTCAGGATCGGCCGGAGATCGCCGAACAGTTGCTGCGCGTGCTGGCTCGCCGCCTGCGCCGCACCAACAACAACCTGGCGGACCTGATCTTCACCGACGTGCCGGGTCGTGTCGCCAAGCAGTTGCTACAACTCGCCCAGCGCTTCGGCACGCAGGAGGCCGGTGCGCTGCGCGTCACCCACGATCTCACGCAGGAGGAGATCGCCCAGTTGGTCGGCGCTTCCCGTGAGACCGTCAACAAGGCGCTGGCCGATTTCGCCCAGCGTGGCTGGCTGCGGCTGGAGGGCAAGAGCGTGCTGATCGCCGATTCGGAGCGTCTGGCCCGCCGCGCCCGCTGACGATCCGCGTTCGCACACCGATACGGCGATGCCCGTCACCGAGTGGTGGCGGGCATCGCCGTATTGTGACCTGCCGGCATGGTGATCTGCCGGGTTTGTGACCTGGCCCGTCAGATGTCGCGCAGATACTCCAGTTGCGCTTTCACCGACATCTTCGCCGCGGGCCACAGCTTCTTGTCGACGTCGGCGTACACCCGGCGCACCACCTTCATCGGTTTGACCTCGTTCGGCGACTTACCCATCTCATCGAGCGCGGCCACGATCTGGTCGATCCGCTCCTCGCGGTGTGCCTTGTAGTAGCGGGCGACGGGGATGAGAGCCGGATGGTCGGGGCCGTGCGCGGGCAGCAGGTGACACTGCTCCCCCTCGACGATGAGCCGGTTGAGCGAGTTCATGTAGTCGCGCAGGCCACCGTCGGCGGGGTCGAGGACGGTGGTACCGCTGCCGAGGATCGTGTCGCCGGTGAGCATCGCCCTGTCGTCGCCGTGTTCGATGAGGAAGCTCACCGAGTCCCCGGAATGCCCGGGCGTGAACAGCACCGTGATCGTGAGCCCGGCCGCCTCGATGACCTCCCGGTCACGCAGCGGCGGCGCGTCACGGCAGTGTTCGTCGAGTCGGGCCCGGGTCGGCGTCCCGGTGCGCTTGTAGAGCTTCGGGATCGCGCCGACATGGTCGAAGTGGCGGTGCGTGATCAGGGTCAGCACGATGCCGGGCTGTCGTGCGATTCGTTTGACGTGTTTGCCGTGCCGGGGCGGGCCCGGGTCGACGATGACGCAGTCGGGATGGCCGGGGGCGCGCAACACATAGGTGTTGGTGCCGTCGAGTTCCATCATTCCGGGGTTGTCGCACAGCAACACCGAGGCAAACGGTGTCACCGGCCGCAGCACACCGTACGCGGGGTGGACAGGCGCCCCGTCACGGGCATCTTCGGTCATATTCCGCACACTACCGCCGCGAGGAATCCCATTCTTTGCACCCCTCACCTCGCTTGCACGGGCCTTCGTTGTGCGGGTCTTCCCTGTGCGGCCCCGCCGCGTCGGTTTCCGCCACACAGGTTTCCGCCACACAGGTTTCCGCCACGTACGGCTCAGGCATCGTGTCGGCCCGCTCGCGGTCTGCTTGACCGGTTCTGTCGAGCAGCAGGTAGCCCGCGGTGGCGAGCACCCCGACCCCGACGACGATCATCAGCGCGCCATACCCGAACACCCCCACCACCACCCCGGCGAGCGCCCCGGCCACGGCGGCGGCCAGCCCCATCGAGGAATCCGCGAGCCCGTGCGCGCCGAGCCGCGTCCGGTCGGGCACGCTCTCGCTCAGCAGTGTCGACGCCGCGACGGTGGTCGCCGACCAGCCCAGGCCGACCAGCGCCATCGCCACCACCAATCCCGCCCGAGTGCCCGCGCCGTGGTGTTCGGTTCCGGCGAAGCACAGCCCGACGACGCAACTGGCCAGCAGTACGGCCTGCCCGGCCAGCATCAGCGGCACCCGGCCGAATCTGTCCGCCGCCAGCCCCATCAGCGGCGAGAGGGCGTACATCCCGGCCAGGTGTGCGCTCACCGACAGCCCGATGATGTTCAGGGTCGCGCCGCCGTGCGCGAGGTGCACCGGGGTCAGCGACATCGCCCCCACCATCACCGCGTGTGTTGACAGCAACGCGACGAAGCCGTTGCGCGAGGCCGCCGATGCTCTGACCGTTCGCCACACCTCACCCAGCCGCGATGACGCTTGCCGTGGTGCGGCGGGTGTCCGGGTGTGCGCGATGAGCAGTGGATCCGGTCGTAGCCCGGCGGCCAGCACCGTGCCGGCGAGCAGGAACGTGCCCGCACCGATCACGAACGGCCCGGCCAGATCGGCGATTCCGAGCAGATGGGCGAGATCGGCGCCGACCCCGGTGATCGACGGCCCGATCACCGCGCCGACCGTCGTCATCCACAC contains:
- a CDS encoding Crp/Fnr family transcriptional regulator, coding for MEEVLARAGIFQGVEPSAVAALTKELQPVDFPRGHVIFHEGEPGDRLYIILSGKVKVGRRSADGRENLLTIMGPSDMFGELSIFDPGPRTSSATTVTEVRAVSMDRDALRKWIQDRPEIAEQLLRVLARRLRRTNNNLADLIFTDVPGRVAKQLLQLAQRFGTQEAGALRVTHDLTQEEIAQLVGASRETVNKALADFAQRGWLRLEGKSVLIADSERLARRAR
- a CDS encoding MBL fold metallo-hydrolase is translated as MTEDARDGAPVHPAYGVLRPVTPFASVLLCDNPGMMELDGTNTYVLRAPGHPDCVIVDPGPPRHGKHVKRIARQPGIVLTLITHRHFDHVGAIPKLYKRTGTPTRARLDEHCRDAPPLRDREVIEAAGLTITVLFTPGHSGDSVSFLIEHGDDRAMLTGDTILGSGTTVLDPADGGLRDYMNSLNRLIVEGEQCHLLPAHGPDHPALIPVARYYKAHREERIDQIVAALDEMGKSPNEVKPMKVVRRVYADVDKKLWPAAKMSVKAQLEYLRDI
- a CDS encoding MFS transporter, giving the protein MMTTPPEIRRAQTRTLTLLCAGQILGGVSTGTSLALAGVAGAKLSGSETFAGLPGTATTLGAAAVALPLAAAARRRGRRPALAGGFFVASVGALLAALAIDLHIFALFLVAMAMCGCGGAVSLQARFAATDLSAPGSAGRDLSLVVWMTTVGAVIGPSITGVGADLAHLLGIADLAGPFVIGAGTFLLAGTVLAAGLRPDPLLIAHTRTPAAPRQASSRLGEVWRTVRASAASRNGFVALLSTHAVMVGAMSLTPVHLAHGGATLNIIGLSVSAHLAGMYALSPLMGLAADRFGRVPLMLAGQAVLLASCVVGLCFAGTEHHGAGTRAGLVVAMALVGLGWSATTVAASTLLSESVPDRTRLGAHGLADSSMGLAAAVAGALAGVVVGVFGYGALMIVVGVGVLATAGYLLLDRTGQADRERADTMPEPYVAETCVAETCVAETDAAGPHREDPHNEGPCKRGEGCKEWDSSRR